From Micromonospora rifamycinica, a single genomic window includes:
- a CDS encoding ArsR/SmtB family transcription factor, with the protein MEYVGTALAEMTMPQISPLAGEPIERADAERLAGVLKALADPARLRLLSLIQSAPEGEACVCDLTAPLGLSQPTVSHHLRILTEAGLLEREKRGVWAYYRLVPSAIATIADLLTPPRKRATKKAR; encoded by the coding sequence ATGGAATACGTGGGAACTGCGTTGGCTGAAATGACCATGCCTCAGATCTCGCCGCTTGCCGGCGAGCCGATCGAACGTGCCGACGCCGAGCGGCTGGCGGGGGTCCTCAAGGCCCTCGCCGACCCCGCCCGGCTGCGGCTGCTCAGCCTGATCCAGTCGGCGCCCGAGGGCGAAGCGTGCGTGTGTGACCTCACCGCGCCGCTCGGCCTCTCGCAGCCGACGGTCAGCCACCACCTCCGCATCCTCACCGAGGCCGGCTTGCTGGAGCGGGAGAAGCGTGGTGTGTGGGCCTACTACCGGCTGGTGCCGTCGGCGATCGCCACGATCGCCGACCTCCTCACGCCGCCGCGCAAGCGGGCCACCAAGAAGGCCCGCTGA
- a CDS encoding LPXTG cell wall anchor domain-containing protein, translating into MRKHAMRRWLAGLGVVGVCVVATAAPAPAAPASPGATPGGVVAAGFTISADNVTLAPGGPDRTVVLRTSGEKLRDSYAITVDFGAVDAFAEVRGPAAPACTRAGTVLTCTAYQEDAPELLALSVRPRPGARVDQEGRIRFTVTTTAAGTSSTASTVLIGEGVDLVAGPTVTLTGGPGATVPVGLSVGNRGQQTARGVVLLVSAMYGLTPSKRYQNCRYGSRGGLTNWTPNLFVCTFDDEIAPGRAFRVGGGFGVTVPGDVSAPNTQTGTATWFTPQDWADVQSRYTLDQQGTGGVLRLEPTGARLPGGTSRAAQTDVEPTDNDTAVELTVTGNLRADLAADEVRVTAKVGATVPVTIGYTNRGPASSSNGGRDFYTIVKMTVPKGVTAVKAPRNCLDADIQDEEGGRPGARAYLCYQYDVIHPGGKVALPFSFRIDRAGTLTGTTELLYGPQDTEDLDPRNDTARILVNPASGGQGGDDGSLPITGSPTGLVATVGGLLLVAGVGSYLAARRRRSRFVA; encoded by the coding sequence ATGCGCAAGCACGCGATGCGTCGTTGGCTGGCCGGACTCGGTGTGGTGGGCGTGTGTGTCGTCGCCACCGCCGCCCCCGCGCCCGCCGCCCCGGCCAGCCCCGGAGCCACCCCCGGCGGGGTCGTGGCGGCCGGGTTCACCATCTCCGCCGACAACGTCACCCTGGCCCCGGGCGGACCCGACAGGACGGTGGTCCTGCGGACGTCGGGCGAGAAACTCCGGGACAGCTACGCCATCACCGTCGACTTCGGCGCGGTCGACGCCTTCGCCGAGGTTCGCGGTCCCGCCGCCCCGGCCTGCACCCGCGCCGGCACCGTGCTGACCTGCACGGCCTACCAGGAGGACGCGCCCGAGCTGCTCGCGTTGTCGGTGCGCCCCCGCCCGGGTGCCCGGGTGGATCAGGAGGGCCGGATCCGGTTCACCGTGACGACCACCGCGGCGGGCACGAGCAGCACCGCCTCGACCGTCCTGATCGGTGAGGGGGTCGATCTGGTGGCCGGTCCGACGGTGACGCTGACCGGTGGCCCCGGTGCCACCGTGCCGGTGGGGTTGTCGGTCGGCAACCGGGGTCAGCAGACCGCGCGGGGGGTGGTGCTCCTGGTATCGGCCATGTACGGCCTCACCCCGTCGAAGCGCTACCAGAACTGTCGTTACGGCAGCAGGGGCGGCCTGACCAACTGGACGCCGAACCTGTTCGTCTGCACCTTCGACGACGAGATCGCGCCGGGCCGGGCGTTCCGGGTCGGGGGCGGCTTCGGGGTCACCGTGCCCGGCGACGTCTCGGCACCGAACACCCAGACCGGCACCGCCACCTGGTTCACCCCGCAGGACTGGGCGGACGTGCAGTCCAGGTACACCCTCGACCAGCAGGGCACCGGCGGTGTGCTGCGGCTGGAGCCGACCGGTGCGCGCCTGCCCGGCGGCACCTCCCGGGCGGCGCAGACCGACGTCGAGCCGACCGACAACGACACCGCCGTCGAGTTGACCGTCACCGGCAACCTGCGGGCCGACCTGGCCGCCGACGAGGTGCGCGTCACCGCCAAGGTGGGCGCGACCGTGCCGGTCACGATCGGCTACACCAACCGGGGACCGGCCTCGTCGTCCAACGGTGGCCGCGACTTCTACACCATCGTCAAGATGACCGTGCCCAAGGGAGTCACCGCCGTCAAGGCACCCAGGAACTGCCTCGACGCCGACATCCAGGACGAGGAGGGCGGTCGGCCGGGTGCCCGCGCCTACCTCTGCTACCAGTACGACGTCATCCACCCCGGAGGGAAGGTCGCCCTGCCGTTCTCGTTCCGCATCGACCGGGCGGGCACCCTGACCGGCACGACCGAGCTGCTCTACGGCCCGCAGGACACCGAGGACCTCGACCCGCGCAACGACACCGCCAGGATCCTGGTGAACCCCGCCTCGGGTGGCCAGGGCGGCGACGACGGCTCGTTGCCGATCACCGGTTCCCCGACCGGCCTGGTGGCCACCGTCGGCGGCCTGCTGCTGGTGGCCGGGGTCGGCAGCTACCTGGCGGCCCGGCGTCGCCGGTCGCGCTTCGTGGCCTGA
- a CDS encoding 3' terminal RNA ribose 2'-O-methyltransferase Hen1 yields MLLTLTTTHRPATDLGYLLVKHPDRVQEFDLPAGTAHVFYPEATEQRCTAALLVEVDPQRLGVGRRRSASTPEHFTLGQYVNDRAYAASSLLSSALSTVFRSALRGVSRERPELAGTAIPLGIRVPVLRCRGGAELAVRLFAPLGWAVTAAPLPLDEQHPEWGDSRYVDLGLTGTVRLADALNHLYVLLPVLDDAKHYWVAPDEIDKLLRAGAGWLADHPERALITRRYLAHRRALAGQALARLAELRLADVPAADDSVDEAAGPADGDPRRASLAVRRREAVLAALAASGATRVVDLGCGGGALLTALLADRRYTEVVGVDVAPQALTMAARRLRLDRLPQRQQDRVRLWQSALTYRDDRLRGYDAAVLMEVVEHLDPARLPALEDAVLGHARPGTVVVTTPNAEYNVRYEGLPAGRFRHPDHRFEWTRAEFAAWIDRVAAEHGYTATISGVGDHDPELGHPTQLAVLTAVGSREATR; encoded by the coding sequence GTGCTGCTCACCCTGACCACCACCCACCGGCCTGCGACCGATCTCGGTTACCTGCTGGTCAAGCACCCCGACCGGGTGCAGGAGTTCGACCTGCCAGCGGGCACCGCGCACGTGTTCTATCCGGAGGCCACGGAGCAGCGGTGCACCGCCGCCCTGCTGGTCGAGGTCGATCCGCAGCGACTCGGGGTGGGGCGGCGGCGGAGCGCGTCCACCCCGGAGCACTTCACCCTCGGGCAGTACGTCAACGACCGCGCCTACGCCGCGTCCAGCCTGCTGTCCTCCGCGCTGTCCACGGTGTTCCGCTCCGCGCTGCGCGGGGTGTCCCGGGAGCGGCCGGAGCTGGCCGGCACGGCGATCCCGCTGGGCATCCGGGTGCCGGTGCTGCGCTGCCGGGGCGGTGCGGAGCTGGCGGTACGGCTGTTCGCCCCGCTCGGTTGGGCGGTCACCGCAGCCCCGCTCCCGCTCGACGAACAGCACCCCGAATGGGGTGACAGCCGGTACGTCGACCTCGGCCTGACCGGCACGGTCCGGCTCGCCGACGCCCTCAACCACCTGTACGTCCTGCTGCCGGTGCTGGATGACGCCAAGCACTACTGGGTCGCCCCGGACGAGATCGACAAGCTGCTGCGGGCCGGGGCCGGCTGGCTGGCCGACCACCCCGAACGGGCGTTGATCACCCGGCGTTACCTGGCGCACCGCCGGGCGCTGGCCGGGCAGGCGCTGGCCCGGCTGGCCGAGTTGCGGCTGGCCGACGTACCCGCGGCGGACGACAGTGTCGACGAGGCCGCCGGCCCGGCGGACGGCGACCCCCGGCGGGCGTCGCTGGCGGTGCGGCGACGCGAGGCGGTGCTCGCCGCGTTGGCGGCCAGCGGCGCGACCCGGGTGGTGGACCTGGGCTGTGGCGGTGGCGCGCTGCTCACCGCGCTGCTCGCCGACCGCCGCTACACCGAGGTGGTGGGGGTGGACGTCGCCCCGCAGGCATTGACCATGGCCGCCCGCCGGCTGCGGCTGGACCGGCTGCCCCAGCGGCAGCAGGACCGGGTCCGGCTGTGGCAGTCGGCGCTGACCTACCGGGACGACCGGCTGCGCGGCTACGACGCGGCGGTGCTGATGGAGGTCGTCGAGCACCTGGATCCGGCGCGGCTGCCCGCGTTGGAGGACGCCGTGCTGGGGCACGCCCGGCCGGGCACGGTCGTGGTGACCACCCCCAACGCCGAGTACAACGTGCGGTACGAGGGGTTGCCGGCGGGCCGGTTCCGGCATCCCGACCACCGCTTCGAGTGGACCCGTGCCGAGTTCGCGGCGTGGATCGACCGGGTGGCCGCCGAGCACGGCTACACGGCCACCATCAGCGGGGTCGGCGACCACGACCCCGAGCTCGGCCACCCCACCCAGCTCGCCGTCCTCACCGCCGTGGGCAGCCGGGAGGCGACCCGATGA
- the pyrE gene encoding orotate phosphoribosyltransferase, with product MGDHDDLRKFITDLAVVHGRVVLSSGREAEWYVDLRRVTLHHRAAPLVGRVMRELTADWNYDAVGGLTLGADPIGISMLHAAAETARPLDAFVVRKAGKAHGLQRRIEGPEVAGRRVLAVEDTSTTGGSVLTAVEALREAGAEVVGVAVVVDRGAGDVVRAAGLPYRAAFTLADLGLVA from the coding sequence ATGGGGGACCACGACGACCTGCGTAAATTCATCACTGACCTGGCTGTGGTCCATGGCCGGGTCGTGCTCTCCTCGGGGCGGGAGGCGGAGTGGTACGTCGATCTGCGTCGCGTGACTCTCCATCACCGGGCCGCTCCCCTGGTCGGTCGGGTGATGCGGGAGCTGACCGCCGACTGGAATTACGACGCGGTCGGTGGGTTGACCCTGGGTGCCGATCCGATCGGCATCTCGATGTTGCACGCCGCCGCGGAGACCGCTCGCCCCCTGGACGCCTTCGTCGTCCGCAAGGCCGGCAAGGCGCACGGTCTCCAACGGCGGATCGAGGGTCCTGAGGTGGCCGGCCGGCGGGTACTGGCGGTGGAGGACACCTCGACGACGGGCGGCAGCGTGCTGACGGCCGTCGAAGCTCTACGCGAGGCCGGGGCGGAGGTCGTGGGTGTGGCGGTCGTCGTCGATCGGGGCGCCGGCGACGTGGTACGAGCCGCCGGACTGCCGTATCGGGCGGCCTTTACGTTGGCTGACCTCGGCCTTGTGGCGTAA
- a CDS encoding polynucleotide kinase-phosphatase, with protein sequence MTTLDIPELALVALVGVSGSGKSTFAARHFAPSQVLASDAFRAMVADDENDQSASADAFAALHHVAGVRLRRGRLTVVDATNLQPHARAGLVRVAREHDVLPVAIVLDVPEALAWERTEARADRTHGRQVLARMQRDLRRSYGHLEREGFRRVHVLRGVEEIDAARIRLEKLFNDRRELTGPFDIVGDVHGCRAELEELLERLGFVLHRDDAGRPVDAAHPGGRTAVFVGDLVDRGPDSPGVLRLVMGMVAAGHAICVPGNHEHKLLRKLRGQDVKLTHGLAETMAQLDAEDPAFVTGVASFIDGLVSHFVLDGGRLVVAHAGLKEAYHGRASGRVRSFALWGETTGETDEYGLPVRYPWARDYRGAATVVYGHTPTPVPEWVNNTICVDTGCVFGGKLTALRYPERELVSVDARREWYAPARPLVSPPTRPDTVLDLADVAGRRHLEHAYGTLTVPAENAAAALEVMSRFAVDPGRLVWLPPTMAPCSTSTVAGFLEHPTQAFADYRAAGVERVVCQEKHMGSRAVVLVEREPGPFGGGVVHTRTGRPFFGPPLDGELLDRVRAAVGAAGLWDELGTDRLLLDCELLPWSAKADGLIREQYAGVGAAGRAVLPAALDALDAAAARGLPVDALRDRMTARRAEIEAYSAAYRAYVAPVEGLRGVTLAPFAVLAGAKVTFTDRDHGWHLALADRLCAADPEFFTPTRRQVVELSDASAVAAATDWWSTLTAAGGEGMVVKPYAGPAARSARGSLLQPGIKCRGREYLRIIYGPGYTDPAQLAALRRRSLGRKRGLALREHALGLAALDGYVADVPLWRRHALVFAILACESEPVDPRL encoded by the coding sequence ATGACCACCCTCGACATTCCGGAACTCGCCCTGGTGGCGCTGGTCGGTGTCTCCGGCTCGGGCAAGTCCACCTTCGCCGCCCGGCACTTCGCCCCCAGCCAGGTGCTCGCCTCGGACGCCTTCCGGGCGATGGTCGCCGACGACGAGAACGACCAGTCCGCCTCGGCCGACGCGTTCGCGGCGCTGCACCACGTGGCGGGGGTCCGGCTGCGGCGGGGCCGGCTCACCGTGGTCGACGCCACGAACCTCCAGCCGCACGCCCGCGCCGGGCTGGTCAGGGTGGCCCGGGAGCACGACGTGCTGCCGGTGGCGATCGTGTTGGACGTGCCGGAGGCGCTGGCCTGGGAACGGACCGAGGCCCGCGCCGACCGCACGCACGGCCGGCAGGTGCTGGCCCGGATGCAGCGGGACCTGCGCCGGTCGTACGGGCACCTGGAGCGGGAGGGGTTCCGCCGGGTGCACGTGCTGCGCGGGGTCGAGGAGATCGACGCCGCGCGGATCCGGCTGGAGAAGCTGTTCAACGACCGGCGGGAGCTGACCGGGCCGTTCGACATCGTCGGTGACGTGCACGGGTGCCGGGCGGAGCTGGAGGAGCTGCTGGAGCGGCTCGGCTTCGTGCTGCACCGCGACGACGCGGGTCGCCCGGTGGACGCGGCGCACCCGGGTGGTCGTACCGCCGTCTTCGTGGGTGACCTGGTGGACCGCGGCCCGGACTCCCCCGGCGTGCTGCGCCTGGTGATGGGCATGGTGGCGGCCGGGCACGCGATCTGCGTGCCGGGCAACCACGAGCACAAGCTGCTGCGCAAGCTGCGGGGCCAGGACGTCAAGCTCACCCACGGCCTGGCCGAGACGATGGCGCAGCTCGACGCCGAGGACCCGGCGTTCGTGACCGGGGTGGCGAGCTTCATCGACGGCCTGGTCAGCCACTTCGTGCTGGACGGCGGCCGGCTGGTGGTGGCGCACGCCGGCCTGAAGGAGGCCTACCACGGCCGCGCGTCGGGCCGGGTCCGCTCGTTCGCGCTCTGGGGCGAGACCACCGGCGAGACCGACGAGTACGGCCTACCGGTGCGCTACCCGTGGGCGCGCGACTACCGGGGTGCGGCGACCGTCGTGTACGGGCACACCCCGACGCCGGTGCCGGAGTGGGTCAACAACACGATCTGCGTCGACACCGGTTGCGTCTTCGGCGGGAAGCTCACCGCGCTGCGCTACCCGGAACGGGAGCTGGTCTCGGTCGACGCCCGACGGGAGTGGTACGCCCCGGCCCGGCCGCTGGTCAGCCCGCCGACCCGCCCGGACACCGTGCTCGACCTCGCCGACGTGGCCGGGCGGCGGCACCTGGAACACGCCTACGGGACGCTGACCGTGCCGGCGGAGAACGCCGCCGCCGCGCTGGAGGTGATGAGCCGGTTCGCGGTGGACCCGGGTCGGCTGGTCTGGTTGCCGCCGACCATGGCCCCGTGTTCGACGTCGACCGTGGCGGGGTTCCTGGAGCACCCGACGCAGGCGTTCGCGGACTACCGGGCGGCCGGGGTGGAACGGGTGGTGTGCCAGGAGAAGCACATGGGTTCCCGGGCGGTGGTGCTGGTCGAGCGGGAGCCGGGGCCGTTCGGCGGTGGGGTGGTGCACACCCGGACCGGTCGGCCGTTCTTCGGCCCGCCGCTGGACGGGGAGCTGCTGGACCGGGTCCGGGCGGCGGTCGGCGCGGCCGGACTGTGGGACGAGCTGGGCACCGACCGGCTGCTGCTGGACTGTGAGCTGCTGCCCTGGTCGGCGAAGGCGGACGGGCTGATCCGCGAGCAGTACGCCGGGGTCGGCGCGGCCGGGCGGGCGGTGTTGCCGGCGGCGCTGGACGCGTTGGACGCGGCGGCGGCCCGGGGGCTGCCGGTGGACGCGCTGCGGGACCGGATGACGGCCCGTCGGGCGGAGATCGAGGCGTACTCGGCGGCCTACCGGGCGTACGTGGCCCCCGTCGAGGGGCTGCGCGGGGTGACACTGGCGCCGTTCGCGGTGCTGGCCGGGGCGAAGGTGACCTTCACCGACCGGGACCACGGCTGGCACCTGGCGTTGGCCGACCGGCTCTGCGCCGCCGATCCGGAGTTCTTCACCCCGACCCGGCGACAGGTGGTGGAGCTGTCCGACGCCTCGGCGGTGGCGGCGGCCACCGACTGGTGGTCGACGCTGACCGCGGCCGGTGGCGAGGGGATGGTGGTCAAGCCGTACGCCGGCCCGGCGGCCCGGTCGGCGCGGGGTTCGCTGCTCCAGCCGGGGATCAAGTGCCGGGGCCGGGAGTACCTGCGGATCATCTACGGCCCCGGGTACACCGATCCGGCCCAGCTCGCCGCGCTGCGTCGCCGCTCGCTGGGCCGCAAGCGGGGGCTGGCACTGCGCGAGCACGCGCTCGGCCTGGCCGCCCTGGACGGGTACGTCGCCGACGTCCCGCTGTGGCGGCGGCACGCACTGGTCTTCGCGATCCTCGCCTGCGAGTCGGAGCCGGTCGACCCCCGGCTCTGA
- a CDS encoding SDR family NAD(P)-dependent oxidoreductase: MTADRPARGRRALITGATAGIGESFARQLAAEGWDLVLVARDADRLATAAAETADRHGIRVETIPADLSTDDGCARVERRLATGDPVHLLVNNAGTSLSRPFLRSTVADEIQLLRLNVHAVLRLTLAALGPMTTRGDGAVINVSSVAGFGPVMPGSTYPASKAWVTSFSESIGQSVRASGVHVMALCPGYTRTGYHERAGIDMSSMPGWIWLRADDVVAEALRDLRKGKTVSVPDWRYKLAVASLRHVPRRLLRSAFRDRRGRVDPTGR, translated from the coding sequence GTGACCGCCGACCGACCGGCCCGGGGCCGCCGCGCGCTGATCACCGGTGCCACCGCCGGTATCGGCGAGTCGTTCGCCCGGCAGCTCGCCGCCGAGGGCTGGGACCTCGTCCTGGTGGCCAGGGACGCCGACCGGCTCGCCACCGCCGCCGCCGAGACGGCCGACCGGCACGGCATCCGGGTGGAGACCATCCCGGCCGACCTGTCCACCGACGACGGCTGCGCCCGGGTGGAACGGCGGCTCGCCACCGGGGATCCGGTGCACCTACTGGTCAACAATGCGGGCACCAGCCTCAGCCGGCCGTTTCTGCGTTCCACCGTCGCCGACGAGATCCAATTGCTGCGGCTGAATGTCCATGCGGTGTTGCGGCTCACTCTGGCGGCCCTCGGCCCGATGACCACGCGCGGCGATGGGGCAGTGATTAATGTCTCTTCGGTCGCCGGATTCGGCCCGGTGATGCCGGGCTCCACCTATCCGGCCAGCAAGGCCTGGGTGACCAGTTTCAGCGAGTCGATCGGGCAATCGGTGCGCGCGTCGGGCGTACACGTGATGGCTCTCTGCCCCGGCTACACCCGAACCGGGTATCACGAACGCGCCGGCATCGACATGTCCAGCATGCCGGGCTGGATCTGGCTGCGGGCCGACGACGTGGTCGCCGAAGCCCTGCGTGACCTGCGGAAAGGCAAAACCGTCAGCGTTCCTGACTGGAGGTACAAGCTGGCCGTGGCCAGCCTGCGGCACGTGCCGCGCCGGCTGTTGCGCAGCGCCTTCCGGGACCGGCGGGGGCGGGTCGACCCGACCGGGCGGTGA